From a region of the Fischerella sp. JS2 genome:
- a CDS encoding peptidase domain-containing ABC transporter, translated as MLSVFSEQQLVAQQLTITFGEMLSTKELEDCLAAVEIIEPSVAKQFWQATEAEAGIYMIMAGKVRLLDSCDNLIATLTKGETFGEMTLFPTAEFQPYVARASHRLKLCFIGGEILQGLMHSSPQIRDRLYQKAEIWDLLVDYSQNSSQLQISVPEMFKVLSLCERHSLEIGSLPVELYQDQQLWLLYQGELLDTDGQKVTKGDVCVPKTQTSWQAVAPTIIYCLKSHNWQTALHHWPQLEIFDGSHSTQIDIHEEKIPPVNKPERHRKIIPFPGSETSTKQLKPDRTRQRPYFPSPTVQMGHWWGRLIRRYPFYAQQSASDCGAACLVMIGSYWGKHFSVNRLRDMTNVSRSGASLRAIATAAESLGFVTRPVKASFDKLTEQPLPAIVHWEGKHFIVVYEMTKKRVIVGDPAIGQRTLTPKEFQAGWTGYALLLQPTALLKEAKNETTSLWKFFELVKPHHKVLLEVFIASVLIQLFGLVTPVFTQLLLDRVLVQRSVTTLNAIALGMIIFGLFRVVMTGVRQYLLDHTANRVSLALLVGFIKHTFRLPLSYFESRYVGDIVSRVQENEKIQRFLTGQTLSILLDLLTLVIYLGMMFWYSWRMALFVLFTVPPFFILALASTSILRRISREIFNAGAEENSYLIESLTGIRTVRSLAIEQTVRWRWEELLNKLIRKAFNAQVIGNRLSVITGVIETFVNTALLWYGALLVINQELTIGQLIAFNMLVGNVISPFQRLSLLWNELQEIVISTERINDVLEAEPEEDLQNKPRKSLGSLRGYIRFQNVTFRYHPESETNVLENINFEIQPEQMVAVVGRSGSGKTTLSKLILGLYPPTDGKVFIDGQDVTSISLRSLRSQVGVVDQDTFLFGGTIRENIAIAHPNASLEEIIQTAQMAGADEFIRQLPLGYETQIGEGGGMLSGGQRQRLAIARALLGNPRLLLLDEATSHLDAESERIIQNNLKTILKERTSIIIAHRLSTVRNADLILVLDRGLLVESGTHDELIAKKGHYYYLNQQQLSLTG; from the coding sequence GTGTTATCTGTGTTTTCTGAGCAACAACTAGTCGCTCAACAACTCACCATAACTTTCGGTGAGATGCTCTCAACAAAGGAATTAGAGGACTGTTTGGCGGCAGTAGAAATTATAGAACCATCTGTAGCAAAGCAGTTTTGGCAAGCCACAGAAGCTGAAGCTGGAATTTATATGATCATGGCAGGTAAAGTTAGACTGCTAGATAGCTGTGATAATTTGATCGCTACTCTGACAAAAGGGGAAACATTCGGTGAAATGACCCTGTTTCCCACAGCAGAATTCCAGCCATATGTAGCTAGAGCTTCCCATCGCTTAAAATTGTGCTTCATCGGGGGTGAAATACTGCAAGGATTGATGCATAGTTCTCCTCAAATCCGCGATCGCCTTTATCAAAAAGCAGAAATTTGGGATTTGTTGGTTGATTATAGCCAAAACTCTTCACAGCTTCAGATATCTGTGCCAGAAATGTTCAAAGTTTTATCTTTATGTGAACGGCACAGTTTGGAAATTGGCTCCCTACCTGTAGAACTATACCAAGATCAGCAATTGTGGCTACTTTATCAAGGAGAACTGCTAGATACTGATGGTCAAAAGGTAACTAAAGGAGATGTTTGTGTTCCCAAAACACAAACTAGCTGGCAAGCAGTTGCACCGACAATTATCTACTGTCTCAAAAGTCATAATTGGCAAACAGCACTGCATCACTGGCCACAGCTAGAAATATTTGACGGTTCGCACTCAACACAAATTGACATTCATGAGGAAAAAATACCGCCAGTAAATAAACCCGAACGCCACAGAAAAATTATTCCCTTTCCTGGATCAGAAACATCTACAAAACAATTAAAACCAGACCGAACAAGACAACGCCCTTATTTTCCCAGTCCGACAGTGCAAATGGGACACTGGTGGGGACGTCTTATCCGTCGCTATCCCTTTTATGCCCAACAAAGCGCTTCTGATTGTGGTGCAGCTTGCTTAGTAATGATTGGTAGCTATTGGGGCAAACACTTTAGTGTGAATCGTCTGCGCGATATGACTAACGTCAGCCGTAGTGGCGCATCTCTACGCGCGATTGCCACAGCCGCAGAAAGCCTCGGTTTTGTTACTCGGCCTGTGAAAGCCAGTTTTGATAAATTGACTGAGCAACCTCTACCTGCAATTGTTCACTGGGAAGGCAAGCATTTTATCGTCGTCTATGAAATGACGAAAAAGCGTGTGATTGTGGGTGATCCTGCCATCGGTCAACGCACCCTCACCCCCAAGGAATTTCAAGCGGGTTGGACTGGTTATGCATTGTTGCTGCAACCTACAGCCCTACTCAAAGAAGCCAAAAACGAAACTACTAGCCTGTGGAAGTTTTTTGAGTTAGTTAAACCTCACCATAAGGTACTGTTAGAAGTCTTCATCGCTTCAGTCTTGATTCAGTTATTTGGATTGGTAACACCAGTGTTCACGCAGTTGTTACTAGACAGAGTGTTAGTACAACGCAGCGTTACCACCTTAAATGCGATCGCTTTAGGGATGATCATTTTTGGCTTATTCCGGGTGGTGATGACCGGAGTACGGCAGTACTTGCTGGATCATACTGCTAACCGCGTTAGCCTTGCCTTACTTGTAGGGTTTATCAAACATACCTTCCGTTTACCCCTCTCGTATTTTGAATCCCGTTATGTCGGGGACATCGTCTCCCGCGTCCAAGAAAACGAAAAGATTCAGCGCTTCCTGACTGGTCAGACATTATCTATCTTGCTGGATTTGCTGACATTGGTAATCTATCTGGGCATGATGTTCTGGTATAGCTGGCGCATGGCGTTGTTTGTATTGTTCACTGTACCGCCATTTTTTATCTTGGCACTGGCTAGCACTAGTATCTTACGCCGTATCTCTAGAGAGATTTTTAATGCTGGGGCAGAAGAAAACAGCTATCTCATCGAATCCTTGACAGGAATTCGCACTGTACGCTCATTGGCAATAGAACAGACGGTACGCTGGCGTTGGGAAGAACTGCTGAACAAATTAATCAGAAAAGCCTTTAATGCTCAGGTAATCGGCAATCGTCTCTCGGTGATTACTGGTGTCATTGAAACCTTTGTGAATACCGCTTTACTCTGGTACGGAGCATTGTTAGTTATTAACCAAGAACTCACTATTGGGCAGTTAATTGCTTTCAATATGCTTGTAGGTAACGTAATCAGTCCTTTTCAAAGGCTTTCACTGCTATGGAATGAATTACAGGAAATTGTTATTTCCACCGAACGTATTAATGATGTCTTAGAAGCAGAACCAGAAGAAGACTTACAAAATAAACCTCGTAAATCATTGGGTAGTCTACGTGGCTATATTCGTTTTCAAAATGTTACCTTTCGCTATCACCCAGAAAGTGAGACTAACGTTTTAGAAAATATCAACTTTGAAATCCAGCCAGAACAAATGGTAGCTGTGGTAGGACGCAGTGGTTCTGGAAAAACGACCCTTAGCAAATTAATTTTGGGTTTATATCCACCTACCGATGGCAAAGTATTCATTGATGGTCAAGATGTCACTAGTATTTCTTTGCGATCGCTTCGTTCTCAAGTTGGTGTTGTAGATCAAGATACCTTTCTCTTTGGTGGCACTATCCGCGAAAACATTGCCATAGCTCATCCAAATGCTTCTTTGGAAGAAATTATCCAAACAGCACAAATGGCTGGAGCAGATGAATTTATCCGGCAGTTGCCATTGGGTTATGAAACCCAAATCGGTGAAGGTGGTGGAATGCTCTCTGGTGGACAACGCCAACGTCTAGCAATCGCCCGTGCTTTACTGGGAAATCCTCGCTTGTTGCTGTTGGATGAAGCTACTAGTCACCTAGATGCAGAATCAGAACGCATTATTCAAAACAATCTCAA